In Phalacrocorax aristotelis chromosome 11, bGulAri2.1, whole genome shotgun sequence, the DNA window GAAAGCGAGGAAAGTGTAGAGTATGCTTTTATTCTGGAGGTTCTGAGCAATTTCAATCTAACATGCAGATTGTTTTTAACATGTGGTAGAGACCACAGAAagttagctttttctttctttttttttttctttttgtcctagAGTAAAAGAGCTCCTGACCTTTATCCTCTGAAAAGGTATCACCTTCTGATTTCTCTAAAACCCTCTTGCACTAGAAGTCAAAGCATTAAAACCAGTTGTTAGAAAAGAATTCTTAGCATATCCTATAAGTTCTTCATCATAGAAAAACATTCCAAATTTTGTACAGATGAATCTACATTTCCTATATTTTAATACGCTGTCTAGAAAATGCAAGGAATTAGAAAAAGATGTATATAATGATTTCTCTATCATTTAATATAACCATTTATTACCTCTAAGTAGTTAAGACTGCgtacattttcttctgtactcTTCCTCTTTAGAATTCCGAcacttgtgtttttaaaatgatttaCTCTGAAGACCTGAATGCACTTACTTATTTCCGCTTTCTGGAATTTCTCTCTGGGAGCAGTAAAGGGGAATGTCCAAAAcccattaaagaaaatatcGGTTGTCTCGTGAAAAGTGATCTTTCCCCTGCTGGCCAGGTTCCTGCACAGAGAATTACAGAATTTTACTATTGCTAAAACACCGTTTGATCCGGCTTCTAACCGCCGTTAATGCagcaccccagctctgctgccctcagCTAGGCAACCCAGGACACACCTCGTGAACAGCTGGACCCTGAAAGACCAACGCCGTTGCCTGGCGGACTTTCCGTGCAGCGAACCAAGAGACTGACCCTTTCGCACCCGTTGTCCTTGCCTTTGTGCAAGCACGACTAACAGACCTGGTCCGAGCAAACCTTGCATGCTCCACTGGCGGCAGCCCGTGAGAGCCCATGGCAGCCAAGCTCCTGTGGCACTCTCAGCATCAATCTTCTCCAGCTTTGCTTACCTAGAAAGAGATTTtgtaaagggatttttttttttttttttttttaattttaacttttaaatcaATCTTCAGGGCATTCAACTCGACCACAGCTGAATCTGCCTGGAATTCACTGGGCTTTTAACATGAGGGTTTTGCTACGTTTACAGCCTACTCAAGTGCGATCGGGGGTTTGCAGTGACAAGCTTACTGAGCGGTGCTAGCCCCTTGccacccctcccttcctctcatTTGCCACCAGTGCCCTCCCAGCAGGTGCCACGCTGCTGCACCGCTGCgcccctgcagagcccaggaaCCAAAATTGTTCCTAGAATTCTGACGATAAAAATGTTATTCCTTTTCAGggtgttggttggttgggttcATTTGGTTTTTTACAGCTTCAATATGGAAACCACAgttggttttctatttttttcttcttcatacaGAGCTGCCCATGTGCTGCAAACCGTGAGAACAGGTTCAAAGGGAGAAATAGTCTGAACTCACCAGCAATCAAGAAGACCCACGCTGCTATAGATGGGGTAGCTTAAAAAACTGTAACaagtattttattcttctctaCTTAGAGGCCTAAAAATTAAACACTAGCTGCttccagtggttttttttttacctaatccttccctcctgcccatTAGCAGGTTGGTGTATAAAGCTTGCAAactggagttaaaaaaaaaagtcactacagttttgtttgtttgcttttaatagGCTGAACTGGCCTAGTTTGCTACAGGAGCAGCTACCCTGCTGCACTTCAAAAGCTTAAGTTAAAACTTAGCGGAAGCAAAGCTTCTAAGTGGTGAAAGGCATTCCCAGAAAACATCCACCTACGTGGATGTAACATGGCTGCCATCCCATAATGACCAACCTGAGATGGATCCTCTCTTCTCAAATTAAAACAtggaggaaaacagattttacGCTTGACCTTGTCTTGTGGCTTTCCTTTCCACCTGCTCAGACACTTCTGTTGTGTGCTCCTCCTTCCCAGGGCTAGGTCTCTTCCACAGAtgccaagaaagaaaatgacactTTAACAGCAGAAAGGACTGATGGAAGCTGTTGCCTTCCGTGCTATTTAactgcttttaaagcaaatctCACCTTTTAGGATGGCTGACGCACCTGAGTTAAGCTTTTCAAGTTTTTTTATtgtgttggggttttggtttcCCCCCACGCCGCTCCATTCCATTCTCCCTGTGACCTGCCTGCTAAGGCACCCAAAAGAGCAGCGCAGTGCTGTTAGTGAGACAGAAATGTTGGTGTGTCCCACCTGGCTGCAACACCCCAGCCTTAAGGTACGCCATGAGGACATGGTTCTCGCTTTATGCTCTTGATCACCTAATTCAATTGGAAAGCCCTGAACTTGGGGCACTTTCAAGGTACTCATCTAGGCAGtaaatgcataaaaatgcaCTGACTAATTACTACTGGAGCAGGAGTTGCCACTTAGAATCCCAGTTCAGCACAGCAAGAAAagcactgggggggggggtaaTAATTTGAACTTTAATTACCAAATAACTactgttttcctctttaaatcCCATAGAATAGCCTTTGCTATTGAACTGGGTTCAAGACcataaagaaaattcagaagtgTACATACCATGTCAGTAAACTTTTCCCATGGCTTGGCCTTATGAGGAAACGGTATCTGTGCTGCCTTTACACCTTCCTGGCAATAAACACCTGACACAAATGAAGATgtcccctttctttctctctgtctgcctGTTTGTCATACTACTAAAGTATCCATACCGTGGCTTCAACACCCAGCACGGAGCTATGGATTTACTGAAAAGAGGACGTGTACAGTACCCTGGCATGTGCCAGCCTGTTCAGCTCTCTGTGTACTCTCTCCTGTCTCGTGCAGTCCCTCATTTCTGCTTCCTGGCTCCTGACAACATCTACATGCACCCTCACTCACTCGCCTTTAGGTTTGTAGCCACCCAGTTCTGAAAGATTATTTGGAACAGAACATTTCTTTCTGGGGTCTGTTCTGGTGTCCAAAACAATGTGGGAGGCTGTTCACAACGGGAGCGTTGCTCTCCCTTCTGTCACACTGAGTTCACTTAGTAAAGTACGTTTGGTTAGTAGAGTTCATCACCACTTGCCTCACTAGAAGAGCTCAGCACAAGCATCGCCTATCTGATTTCACCACTTCTTCTGAAGAGTGCACTACGTTTGGGACAAACCCGCTCTTTACGCCTTCCCATCCCTCCTGGATTGAAATTTCCCCCCTTTTAACAAGCTCATATATATCTCGAGTCAGATCAGTGAAGGCCTTCTCCACGTTAATGGCATCCCGAGCGGAGGTCTCAATGTACTTCATACCATATGCAGCAGCCAGTTTCTCAGCCTCATGCCTGGTGACTTGCCGCTGCGTGTCAAGGTCACACTTGTGACCGACCAAAACAAAGACGATCTGGTAGGGCTGGACGTGCACCTTGGTCTCCTCTAGCCACTCGTGGACATTCTGGAAGGACCTGCGGTTTGTAATGTCAAAGAGGAGGAGTCCGCCAACCGAGTTCCTGTAGTAGGCTCTGGTGATGGACCTGGAAACGAATGAGCCACAACAAAAGTGTAAGTAATGGCTGTTCGGGAAGAAGGGCAGAGTGAGCTTGACTTGGGATTTTGTCTgtctgtttgtttcttctgactttttttccccttaagcCAAATGCAGCCCTTCTGAGCTTACGTCTTTGTTTAAGAAAGCAGCGGTACCACCACCCTGTCTACCCTGCAGAATACAGGGCAGAGAAGGCCATTCAGGCAACGTCTTATCGCTCGTAGCTTGTGCTCTGTAGAGCCTGTCATTCAAAAAAGACCTCAAGAGGCCATTCCCCACCATGTAAGTTCCCTGAATACCTCGGCTAACCCATTGATTTAGAAGATCTGTAACAAAATAAAGGATTTGAAGCCAAACACCTGCTCCCTGGCAGACACATAAGAGGAGGGGGCTACTGATTTGGGAGGCAGATCATGGGGTTGTAGCTCCCCTCCAAACACCCAGGGCCTTGGCACAGGGACCCCTACGCTTTCTCCCACTATGCCACTGGCCAAAATGACAGCACACGCCGTTACAGCTAACGCACTAAGAGGAGCAGCCAGTCTGAGTTCCCCCCGGTAACAGCAAAATGATACAACAGCTTCCCAGGGAAAGCTGCGTTACTGTTGGTCTTGTTCCTGCCAAATACTGACAATACTAAACGGTAACCAAAAAGACTATCGAACCATGGGGCTGAGAAATGGAGCACGTCTTCCACAACTCTTCCGAGCAAGGGCAGACTTCCACGCAGCTGGAAGCAGCAATGAGGCAGGTACCGCAGGGCGGTGGAGCAAACCTGAGCCCGCGAGGATGACCAGAGCTACAGTTCAATGACTGCTTCACGTGGAAGAACCAAGAAGCTGTAAAACTGTGGTGTTTCCGCAAAGTCATGCATTCAGTCTAAATGCAGAAGCAACGATCGATTTGAGTCCCTGGAGGAAGTCACTCTCGGACCTGAACTTTACTTGCTGGGAAAATGTAAGCACTGCTGCATTTTCACTTTGGGACAAGTCCTTTCTTTTTGGACACACAAGACTGTTGCTAGGAGTTTTTTGGTCCTGCAGTGTGCGTATCTAGCAAAACTGCCCCAAAGAAGGATGAGCTGGAGTTTTCAAGGATTGCTTTATCAACAGACATGCAGTGATGGGTGAAAATCCACAGccaacactgaagaaaaacaggagagGGGATAAAGACAGTTGGCTACGCTTGGATAatttctcctctcccagttATCTGGCTGAGGGACAACAGTAGCTCTGCACATTTGGCACTGAGGGAATTAGATCTGCCTTTTGCTATCTATCCAGCTGCAAACAGATACTCGCGCTTTGAAGTCACCCCCACGCTGTCACAGGCATTTCTGCTTCTCCCTTGTGTTCCGTGCCATCAGCCCTGGCTCCTCCTGCCAACATCAACAATGCCTCAGGTACTTCTGAAAGACATGATGGGATCTAAGCTGAATGCTGCTTTGAGGTAAAACTAGGTGAAGGCCTCAGTGCCTTTTCTTAAAGCCTTTTCCACAGACTGTTTTCCTCACCGACCTGCAGGAAGCAAATTATACTGCCTTCACGCTGCACATCACTCCCCAATTCCCTTTGAGACTCCtaccctccctcctcccaccgTGCTCATACATGCTGAGGCAGAGCCGTATGGGGATTTGCACCTATTTTGGCCAAGCTTTAACATAAAGGTATTGGCTCTGCCTGGGAACCCTCCCCTGCTCTGTACCCATGGTAAGGACTCCTGTACCTGGGGTCTGCTCCTGTTTTTTCTGAGTCTTTCCCTCTCAGccaagggagagctgctggctggagggaAACAGCTCTTCTGTAGGTGGTGGTACCCAGTTCCAGGGAGTGAGGGCTGcatgtgcttttgcttttgttagcATTACACAAGGTCACATTTCAGACAAGGAAATCACAGTATCTGAGCAACCAGAGATGGGCAACACCTGCTGGATCCAGGAAGAATTGGACCCTGCTCTTCTACAGCTCCAAAGCAGCCTCAGTGCTGCCCCAGGCAGTGTGTTTTGGGGCCTGATCTGGCAAAACAGAATGGCACATGCTTAACTGTAATTTAAGCCTTGACTGCACGGAAATTGCTTCTAATTTATGGAGAGTGAAAGAGCTCACAACAGGGGTCAGGAACAGCTGaaacacagcacagctgcagacCAGAAAATGCCAACAAGGTGTCTTCAAAACAACAACAGTGGCTTCTTCCATGTGGGGCAGCTGTTAAACTATGCAAAGCAGACTGGAAATGCTCAAATCAGAGAACTTTGGAAAAAGTAGAGCTCATTCTTACAAACTTCCTTCTTAAGAAATTCCCTGTGCTACAACAAAAAGGTTTAAGGGTTCTGTAGAGCACCTGCACCATCACGCTTCTTGCCTGCGCCCACAAGTCTGAGAGGCTTCAGCTTATTCCAGTAATAGCTAC includes these proteins:
- the RAB39B gene encoding ras-related protein Rab-39B isoform X3, encoding MEAIWLYQFRLIVIGDSTVGKSCLIRRFTEGRFAQISDPTVGVDFFSRLVEIEPGKRIKLQIWDTAGQERFRSITRAYYRNSVGGLLLFDITNRRSFQNVHEWLEETKVHVQPYQIVFVLVGHKCDLDTQRQVTRHEAEKLAAAYGTWPAGERSLFTRQPIFSLMGFGHSPLLLPERNSRKRK
- the RAB39B gene encoding ras-related protein Rab-39B isoform X2, whose translation is MEAIWLYQFRLIVIGDSTVGKSCLIRRFTEGRFAQISDPTVGVDFFSRLVEIEPGKRIKLQIWDTAGQERFRSITRAYYRNSVGGLLLFDITNRRSFQNVHEWLEETKVHVQPYQIVFVLVGHKCDLDTQRQVTRHEAEKLAAAYGKQSWRRLMLRVPQELGCHGLSRAAASGACKVCSDQVC
- the RAB39B gene encoding ras-related protein Rab-39B isoform X1; translation: MEAIWLYQFRLIVIGDSTVGKSCLIRRFTEGRFAQISDPTVGVDFFSRLVEIEPGKRIKLQIWDTAGQERFRSITRAYYRNSVGGLLLFDITNRRSFQNVHEWLEETKVHVQPYQIVFVLVGHKCDLDTQRQVTRHEAEKLAAAYGMKYIETSARDAINVEKAFTDLTRDIYELVKRGEISIQEGWEGVKSGFVPNVVHSSEEVVKSDRRCLC